AGGATCTCCGACATTGACCGGGCTTCACTCGAGCGCGACTCGTTCAGCTTCAACGTTCATTTGCTCCTTGGGGGGCAAGTGAGGGGACAGGAGCCGAACCTGTACTTGATTTATCCCCAAGGAAATCCTCTGGCGGCAACCGAGGATTCTTTGTACCTGCAACTGGGGGAATGCAAGTATGGCCGGCCGATCCTTGATCGCGGGATCCAGTCCACAACGTCTCTGGAAGTTGCGGCGAAATACGCCCTTCTGTCGCTGGATGCGACCATGCGTTCCAATGTGACCGTAGGGCCGCCGTTCGATCTGTTGCTGTACACGAAAGATAGCCTCGACATTACCCGCTATCGCCGGGTTTCGGCCGGGGACAGGGACCTGAACCTCATCCACTCCAGCTGGGAGCAGTCTCTCCGGAGGGCGGTCGAACAGTTGCCTGACATTGAATTCCAACCTTCCGGTAACGAAAAGCCTGCGGAACGCATCGAAGTTGGGCGATCCCGGGGATAAGACTTGTCTCGGCGCGGTCTGCGCGGTTTCTTCAATGACCCGCATCGTTTTTCTCGATCCGCGGACCGCCATCTGATGCGCTATCCTTGCGGGGATCGGGGCGCCAACCATGATTATAGAAACCAGTGCGGCGAGTGCCGGCGGGGCAGAAGGCCTTCGCCACTACTTTCTCAACGGCGCTTACGACGAGATGTTCCGCTCCCTCGACCATCCGCGAAAACAATACCGGCCCCTTCACAACCTGCTCTTGAACCTGGGGCCCGACGAACTGCGGCGCAGCAAACACGAGGCCGATCAATCGTTCTTCAACCAGGGAATCACGTTCACCGTCTATGGGGGCGACAAAGGCACCGAGCGCATCTTTCCTCACGACCTTCTGCCTAGGATTATTACCGCTGCCGAATGGGAAAAAATCGAGCGCGGACTCACCCAGCGGATCACGGCCCTGAATCTTTTCCTCAGAGACGTCTATCACGAAGCCAAGATCATCGCCGACGGCGTGGTTCCTGGCAGCATCATTTACACCTGCAAACATTACCGTCGTGAAATGCGCGGCATTAAAGTTCCACGCGACGTATACGTCACAGTCGTCGGTACGGATCTGATTCGCAATCCGGAGGGAAACTTCGTCGTTCTGGAGGACAATCTCCGCGTACCCAGCGGCGTCTCGTACATGCTTACGAGCCGCAAAGTGATGAAGCAGATATTTCCGGGATTGTTCCAAAAATGCCGGGTGCGGCCGATTGAACAATACAGCCAGGCCCTGCTTTCTACTCTGCGATCCCTCGCCCCCGAAGGCCGTCCCGAGCCCACCGTTGTTTTGCTGACGCCGGGCGCCTACAACTCGGCGTATTTTGAGCATACCTACCTGGCTCGGCAGATGGGCATTGAACTCGTCGAAGGCCGGGATCTCGTGGTCCACGACAATATCGTTTACATGCGGACCACGTTCGGTCTGCAGCGCGTGGATGTGATCTACCGGCGAATCGACGACGATTATCTCGATCCTCTGGTTTTCGAAAGCGGTTCGGCGCTCGGCGCCGTGGGCCTGTTCAACGCCTATCGCGCCGGCAATGTTGCCTTTGCCAACGCTCTCGGCACCGGAGTTGCCGACGACAAAGCGATCTACGCTTATGTGCCACAAATCATTCGGTATTACCTTGACGAAGATCCCATTCTCGAAAACGTCGAAACCCTTCTGCTGTCGGATCCCAGTCAACGCGCGCATGTCTGCGAGAGGTTGGATCAGTACGTCGTAAAGGCAGTGGGTGAGTCCGGCGGTTATGGCATGCTCATTGGCCCGCATTCGACCGAAGAAGAGCGAATCCAGTTTCGCCAGAGAATTCAGGCGCAACCGCGTAACTACATCGCGCAGCCGGTCATCAATCTCTCCACCGCGCCCTGCTTTGTGGACGGCACCATCGAACCGCGGCACGTCGACCTCCGGCCCTATGTTCTGTACGGCGAAAAAATAGTCATCGTTCCCGGCGGTCTTACACGAGTCGCTCTCCGAAAGGGTTCGCTGGTGGTGAATTCGTCGCAGGGCGGCGGATCAAAAGATACGTGGGTGTTGCAAAACTAGATTTTTGAAGAACCGGACGAAGACTTGAAAAATGGTGGCAGAATTCCATGCTCTCACGAGTTGCTGACAGCCTTTATTGGATGAGCCGCTATTTTGAGCGGGCAGATAACGCCGCGCGCGTGCTGGAGGCGACCTACGGTCTGATCCTCAATCCCGCCAAGTTTTCCACCGAAGAGCGCTGGTATCGCGCGGTTTCCTCGCTTGCTCCGGGGCCGGCCTCTGGGGACGTCGATCCCCAGCGTGCGCTGTTCCTGTTAGTGGCGGATCCCGAAGGGGCTTTTTCGATTGTGAAGTGCATCAGCGGTGCTCGCGAGAACGCTCGGCAAGTCCGGGAGGAGATCAGTTCGGAGATGTGGGAGCACTTGAACCGACTCTTTCATGCGGTGACCGGGCCCAACCTGCAGCCCGGCGATGATGCGGGAGCGATGCGGGCGGTTCGACTGGTTCGCGAAGGGTCGTACCGCTTCAAGGGAGTCACCGACGCTACGATGAGTCACGACGAGGGCTGGCACTTTATCCAACTGGGCAAATACATCGAGAGAGCCTCGAATCTCTGCGTTTTGCTCGACGCCTATTTTGTCGTGGATAAACATGCAGATGATTTGGATTGGGTGGGGCTGCTAAGCAGTTGTGCAGCATTTGAGGCCTATTGCAAAGCTTGCACTGCGGAACTCAGACCGGACAGAATCGCAGACTTTCTCCTGTTGAAGCCCGAGTTTCCCTATTCCGTACGGTATTCGTTGGACCAAATGCATCACGCACTCACTTCGATCAGCACGCTTTCCTTGAGCCGCAGAACCGAAAAGATCGAAAGATTGATCGGCCGCTTGCGATCGATGGTGGCTTATGTGCAGGTCAGCGAAGTGATGCGCGGATTGCATAAGTATCTTGCCGGAATCATCGAACAATGCCGCGATCTGCACGCCGCGGTGCACGAAGTGTATATCGAATATCCGATCGATGTTGCCTTCGAGTCCTGATGTTCTACGCCATTCGACATTTCACGCGCTATCGTTACAGCCGCGCCGTATGGCAAAGCATGATGGAAGTTCGCATGCATCCGAGGAGCGAGGGAAACCAGCGCTGCTTCGTTTTTCAGCTCTCGGTAAATCCACGAGCCCGCATATTTGGCTATACCGATAGCTACGGAAATCTGGTACACCACTTCGACTTGCCTTCGAGGCACGAACAACTGACCATCATCTCTGACTCGCTCGTAAATATTGATGCTCAGCCATCGATCCCCGAGTTCATGGAGCAAGAAAAGTGGATCGAACTCGAGGAGCTCGTCGAAAAGAACGACTACTGGGACGTGCTCATGCCCAGTCATTTTGCCCGTTCCTCCCCGGAGCTTGAGGATTTGGCTCGGGAGATTGGCGCGAGCGAGCGGAAACGGCGGAGTCCTCTGGCATTCCTAAACGATATCGTCGCTGGCGTGCACAATAGTTTCAGTTACGTAAAGAAAAGTACTTCCGTAAATTCGCCCATCGAGCATGCCCTTCGATCGCGACAGGGAGTATGTCAGGACTTCGCGCACATCATGATTGCGCTTGTTCGAAATGCCAGAATCCCCTGCCGTTACGTGAGCGGATACCTTTATCAAGGCGGCGAGAGTGGGCACCCCGCGGCCGACGGCGCGACGCATGCATGGGTGGAAGCCCTCCTTCCAGACCTGGGCTGGGTGGGCTTCGATCCAACCATTAATCGCCCGGTTGCGGAAAAGCATATTCGCACGGCGGTTGGTCGCGATTATGCCGACGTGCCCCCCACGATGGGCGTGATGAAAGGAAAGGCGGACACCCAGTTGCAGGTTCGAGTTCGGGTGACACCCTCCCAGGCGGTTCTTCCTCCTGACGAGGAATTTGCTGCAGACGAAGAGTGGTCTCAGTTTCTTGAAGAGGACCAGCAATCGCAATTGGTCGAAGCTGAGCAGCAACAGCAGCAGTAAACCAGTCGGTCCCTACCCTACCCTTCCCTACGCTCCGCTTCGAATCGTTCACCAAACCCTGACTGACAGCGAGCTTCCCGCCTCTCTGGCTTACCGATGAGTGTCGGTCC
The DNA window shown above is from Terriglobales bacterium and carries:
- a CDS encoding alpha-E domain-containing protein — translated: MLSRVADSLYWMSRYFERADNAARVLEATYGLILNPAKFSTEERWYRAVSSLAPGPASGDVDPQRALFLLVADPEGAFSIVKCISGARENARQVREEISSEMWEHLNRLFHAVTGPNLQPGDDAGAMRAVRLVREGSYRFKGVTDATMSHDEGWHFIQLGKYIERASNLCVLLDAYFVVDKHADDLDWVGLLSSCAAFEAYCKACTAELRPDRIADFLLLKPEFPYSVRYSLDQMHHALTSISTLSLSRRTEKIERLIGRLRSMVAYVQVSEVMRGLHKYLAGIIEQCRDLHAAVHEVYIEYPIDVAFES
- a CDS encoding circularly permuted type 2 ATP-grasp protein, giving the protein MIIETSAASAGGAEGLRHYFLNGAYDEMFRSLDHPRKQYRPLHNLLLNLGPDELRRSKHEADQSFFNQGITFTVYGGDKGTERIFPHDLLPRIITAAEWEKIERGLTQRITALNLFLRDVYHEAKIIADGVVPGSIIYTCKHYRREMRGIKVPRDVYVTVVGTDLIRNPEGNFVVLEDNLRVPSGVSYMLTSRKVMKQIFPGLFQKCRVRPIEQYSQALLSTLRSLAPEGRPEPTVVLLTPGAYNSAYFEHTYLARQMGIELVEGRDLVVHDNIVYMRTTFGLQRVDVIYRRIDDDYLDPLVFESGSALGAVGLFNAYRAGNVAFANALGTGVADDKAIYAYVPQIIRYYLDEDPILENVETLLLSDPSQRAHVCERLDQYVVKAVGESGGYGMLIGPHSTEEERIQFRQRIQAQPRNYIAQPVINLSTAPCFVDGTIEPRHVDLRPYVLYGEKIVIVPGGLTRVALRKGSLVVNSSQGGGSKDTWVLQN
- a CDS encoding transglutaminase family protein — its product is MFYAIRHFTRYRYSRAVWQSMMEVRMHPRSEGNQRCFVFQLSVNPRARIFGYTDSYGNLVHHFDLPSRHEQLTIISDSLVNIDAQPSIPEFMEQEKWIELEELVEKNDYWDVLMPSHFARSSPELEDLAREIGASERKRRSPLAFLNDIVAGVHNSFSYVKKSTSVNSPIEHALRSRQGVCQDFAHIMIALVRNARIPCRYVSGYLYQGGESGHPAADGATHAWVEALLPDLGWVGFDPTINRPVAEKHIRTAVGRDYADVPPTMGVMKGKADTQLQVRVRVTPSQAVLPPDEEFAADEEWSQFLEEDQQSQLVEAEQQQQQ